Proteins from a single region of Abyssalbus ytuae:
- a CDS encoding TonB-dependent receptor, with product MKVVKIFLIALFTLISGYLNAQSSVYGNIKDTEDVIPFANVYILENNKGTVSDESGYFLIENLSTGNYTLIVSSIGYKTFTKKFILNNTEAKLINISLIPVAENLDEVVVTGTLKPVSRMESPVPVEVYKPTFFKKNPTPNIFEALQNVNGVRPQINCNVCNTGDIHINGLEGPYTLVLIDGMPIVSGLSTVYGLSGIPNSLVNQIEIVKGPTSSLYGSEAVGGLINIITKHPDNAPAFFADAYGTTWEEYNLDLGFKASLGKKISFLAGVNYYNYNNPVDNNNDNFTDVTLQERISIFQKTNFNRKKNRILSVASRFFYEDRWGGEMQWNKNYRGGDEIYGESIYTKRWELLGQYQLPVSEKMLFSFSYTDHDQNSVYGDVPYLARQRIGFGQLTWDKPVNTHDLLFGVAARYQFYNDNTPATTTSDEVVIPGVFAQDEISLSDKHKLLLGARYDYDKRHGNIFTPRIAYKWSITENDILRLNAGTGFRVVNLFTEEHAALTGSREVVIEEELEPERSYNINLNYLKKIYTDNGTFIGLDASAWYTYFTNSILPDYDTNPNQIIYDNLHGHATTTGISANLDIVFPNGLKLLTGASFMDVSNTENGIKIRQILTERFSATWAVTYTLEQTGLELDYTGNLYGPMRLPLLGQLNPRKEYSPTWSIQNIQLTYKKPKNIELYGGIKNLLNWTPNKGNPFIIARAHDPFDKNVEYDTDGNVIATENNPYALTFDPSYVFAPNQGIRGFIGIRYTLK from the coding sequence TCCTTTTGCGAATGTTTATATTTTAGAAAATAATAAAGGCACTGTATCTGATGAAAGTGGATATTTTTTAATTGAAAATCTTTCAACTGGTAATTACACGCTAATTGTATCTTCGATTGGATATAAAACCTTCACCAAGAAATTCATATTAAACAATACTGAAGCAAAACTTATAAACATCAGCCTGATCCCTGTAGCAGAAAACCTGGATGAAGTGGTTGTAACGGGAACTCTTAAGCCGGTTTCAAGAATGGAAAGTCCTGTTCCGGTTGAAGTTTATAAACCTACATTTTTCAAAAAAAACCCTACTCCCAATATTTTTGAAGCATTGCAAAATGTCAATGGAGTAAGGCCACAAATAAACTGTAATGTTTGTAATACCGGTGATATACACATAAACGGATTAGAAGGCCCTTACACTTTAGTGTTAATTGACGGTATGCCTATAGTGAGTGGTTTATCAACAGTATACGGCCTCTCCGGAATCCCCAATTCGCTGGTAAATCAGATTGAAATTGTAAAAGGCCCCACCTCATCCTTATATGGCAGTGAAGCCGTGGGCGGACTTATAAATATAATTACCAAACATCCTGACAATGCCCCTGCGTTTTTTGCCGATGCTTACGGCACCACGTGGGAAGAATATAATTTAGACCTGGGTTTTAAAGCTTCACTTGGGAAAAAAATCTCTTTCCTGGCAGGGGTAAATTATTATAATTATAACAATCCGGTTGATAACAATAATGACAACTTTACAGATGTTACCTTACAGGAGAGGATTTCAATTTTTCAAAAAACAAACTTTAACCGCAAAAAAAACAGAATACTTTCGGTAGCCTCCCGGTTTTTTTATGAAGACCGGTGGGGAGGTGAAATGCAATGGAACAAAAATTACAGGGGAGGAGATGAAATATACGGTGAAAGTATTTATACCAAACGTTGGGAATTATTAGGTCAATATCAGCTTCCGGTAAGCGAAAAAATGTTATTCAGTTTTTCATATACCGATCACGATCAGAATTCAGTATACGGTGATGTTCCCTATTTAGCACGACAACGTATCGGGTTCGGGCAATTAACCTGGGATAAACCTGTTAATACCCACGATTTGCTGTTTGGAGTTGCTGCCCGCTACCAGTTTTATAATGATAATACACCTGCCACCACCACTAGCGATGAAGTAGTAATACCAGGTGTATTTGCCCAGGATGAAATTTCACTTTCAGATAAACATAAACTTTTACTCGGCGCCCGGTATGACTACGATAAACGACACGGAAATATTTTTACCCCACGCATAGCTTACAAATGGAGTATTACTGAAAATGATATATTAAGACTAAACGCAGGTACAGGTTTTAGAGTAGTAAACTTATTTACTGAAGAGCATGCGGCATTAACCGGCTCACGCGAAGTTGTTATTGAAGAGGAATTAGAGCCGGAACGCTCATATAACATCAACCTTAACTACTTAAAAAAAATATACACCGATAACGGAACTTTTATAGGGCTGGATGCTTCGGCATGGTACACCTATTTTACCAATTCCATTTTACCCGATTACGACACAAATCCAAACCAGATTATTTATGATAATTTACATGGCCATGCTACTACCACAGGAATTAGCGCTAACCTGGATATAGTGTTTCCTAACGGTTTAAAATTGCTTACAGGCGCATCTTTTATGGACGTTTCAAATACCGAAAACGGAATAAAGATCAGGCAGATATTAACCGAGCGATTTTCAGCAACATGGGCGGTTACTTACACTCTTGAACAAACAGGCCTGGAACTGGATTATACGGGCAATCTTTACGGCCCCATGCGACTTCCTCTTCTCGGGCAACTCAATCCCAGAAAAGAATACTCCCCTACGTGGAGCATCCAAAACATTCAACTTACATATAAAAAACCAAAAAATATTGAATTGTACGGAGGTATAAAAAACCTGCTGAACTGGACTCCCAACAAGGGAAACCCGTTTATTATTGCCAGGGCTCACGACCCTTTTGACAAAAATGTTGAATATGACACTGACGGAAACGTAATAGCTACAGAAAACAACCCTTATGCACTTACTTTTGACCCTTCCTATGTTTTTGCTCCTAATCAGGGTATACGAGGATTTATTGGTATACGTTATACTTTAAAATAA
- a CDS encoding lycopene cyclase family protein: MIHADYIITGGGASGLLLAHRFASDPFFAEKSILIIEKEEKNSNDRTWCFWEAPNGEFDFLVHKKWDEGIFSSENFKKAFSFLPYQYKMIRSAHFYSYIHQELKTKNNITLLKESVIDIRNQQQKVIVKTNNNTYSCHKCFNSILNTEPVLNQKKYPVIQQHFSGWFIKTDKECFDEDKMTFMDFNIPQKGNTRFMYVLPFNKTEALVEYTLFSEHLLPEKTYEEAIKKYLEREGIKNYLITEKEKGSIPMTSYEFWKNNSKNIINIGTAGGWAKASTGYTFSNTLHKTSQLTEFLKTENDLSKFSRKNRYWYYDLLLLDILHKTNAAGSTIFSSLFKKNDPAEILKFLDEKTSLYNDFKIMLKAPVKPFLNALLKRLF; this comes from the coding sequence ATGATTCATGCAGATTATATAATAACCGGCGGAGGTGCATCCGGATTACTTTTAGCCCACAGGTTTGCTTCTGATCCTTTTTTTGCAGAAAAATCCATTCTTATCATAGAAAAAGAGGAGAAAAACAGTAATGACCGCACCTGGTGTTTTTGGGAAGCACCCAATGGAGAATTTGATTTTTTAGTTCACAAAAAATGGGATGAGGGCATTTTTTCTTCTGAAAATTTTAAAAAAGCCTTTTCATTTTTACCCTACCAGTACAAAATGATCAGAAGTGCCCATTTTTACAGTTACATACACCAGGAGCTAAAAACCAAAAACAACATAACATTACTAAAAGAATCGGTTATTGATATCCGAAATCAGCAACAAAAAGTCATAGTAAAAACCAATAACAATACTTACAGTTGCCATAAATGTTTTAATAGCATCCTCAATACAGAGCCTGTTTTAAATCAAAAAAAATACCCTGTAATTCAACAGCACTTTTCAGGTTGGTTTATAAAAACTGATAAAGAGTGTTTTGATGAAGATAAAATGACTTTTATGGATTTTAATATCCCGCAAAAAGGCAATACGCGTTTTATGTACGTTCTGCCCTTTAATAAAACAGAAGCTTTAGTTGAATATACATTGTTTTCAGAACATTTGCTGCCTGAGAAAACCTATGAAGAGGCTATAAAAAAATACCTGGAAAGAGAGGGGATCAAAAATTATCTTATAACTGAAAAAGAAAAGGGAAGTATCCCGATGACTTCATATGAATTTTGGAAAAACAACTCAAAGAATATTATAAACATAGGTACTGCGGGAGGTTGGGCTAAAGCCAGTACAGGCTACACATTTTCAAATACTTTGCATAAAACCAGTCAACTTACAGAGTTTTTAAAAACAGAAAACGATTTGTCCAAATTCAGCAGAAAAAACAGGTACTGGTATTATGATTTATTGCTTTTGGATATCTTGCACAAAACAAATGCGGCAGGCAGTACTATATTTTCTTCACTATTTAAAAAAAATGATCCTGCGGAAATTTTAAAGTTTCTCGATGAGAAAACTTCACTCTATAACGATTTTAAAATTATGCTTAAAGCTCCTGTAAAACCATTTTTAAACGCCCTACTAAAAAGATTGTTTTAA